The Treponema medium genome has a window encoding:
- a CDS encoding alpha/beta hydrolase, producing the protein MNRTKKTGHALILKCTLCGVLLSAGLLLSLTGCATTNHNNLVIAKQGMFSSGGIVVRSAGVFNPENQWEASGSGQTTHADHANVLYQIPAVETELPMVFLHGYGQSRMGWMTTPDGREGWSNLFLKKGHSIFLIDEPRRGEAGQSSVGGTISTKTLDQRWYTQFRIGRWENGRSVVNTGSQFPNDDASVDQFFRQMTPDTGMKSDMGADFDNEMVAKAVAATIDRVFAMTGKKSILVTHSQGGGPGWTAAKYTDHIAAIVAVEPGGAPGTDSEDFKAVLSKKIPVTFYFGDYIDNGDSKIQATGMWQMMRRMCYSFAESYRAQGGDATVIDLPKVGITGNSHFLFQELNNKEIADHVETWLKTRGL; encoded by the coding sequence GTGCAACAACAAATCACAACAATCTTGTGATTGCAAAACAGGGGATGTTTTCCTCAGGCGGAATCGTGGTGCGTTCAGCAGGAGTGTTCAACCCTGAAAATCAATGGGAGGCAAGCGGATCCGGACAAACAACACATGCGGATCACGCAAATGTATTGTATCAAATTCCGGCGGTGGAAACAGAACTTCCGATGGTGTTCTTACACGGTTATGGACAGTCCCGTATGGGTTGGATGACAACACCGGACGGGCGTGAAGGCTGGAGCAATCTTTTTTTGAAAAAAGGACACAGTATTTTTTTAATTGATGAACCGCGCCGGGGTGAAGCGGGACAGAGTTCGGTCGGCGGAACCATCAGCACAAAGACATTGGATCAGAGGTGGTATACACAGTTTAGAATCGGTCGATGGGAAAACGGACGCTCTGTAGTCAATACAGGGTCTCAATTTCCGAACGATGATGCATCGGTGGATCAGTTTTTCCGGCAGATGACACCCGATACCGGTATGAAATCGGATATGGGGGCTGACTTTGATAACGAAATGGTTGCAAAAGCTGTAGCCGCAACGATTGACAGGGTCTTTGCAATGACAGGTAAAAAATCAATTTTAGTAACACATTCCCAAGGTGGCGGACCGGGATGGACGGCAGCAAAATACACCGATCATATTGCTGCAATTGTCGCAGTTGAACCGGGTGGAGCACCAGGAACAGACAGCGAAGATTTTAAAGCAGTGCTTTCTAAAAAAATACCAGTAACATTCTATTTCGGCGACTATATTGATAACGGTGATTCTAAGATTCAAGCGACCGGAATGTGGCAGATGATGCGTAGGATGTGCTATTCATTTGCGGAAAGCTATCGAGCACAAGGCGGAGACGCAACGGTTATCGACCTTCCGAAAGTAGGTATCACCGGTAATAGTCACTTTCTGTTCCAAGAATTGAATAACAAAGAAATTGCAGATCATGTTGAAACATGGTTGAAAACAAGGGGGTTATGA
- a CDS encoding flavodoxin, with protein MVENKGVMMMKSMKKCAAVFAAAAVFFTAAVSAFAADDNTRNAKKVLVVYYSATGTTGRLANIIAKETGADLFALKPKKPYTSADLNWTDKNSRVVKEHEKGAANVSVELETAKIPNFESYDTVFIGYPIWWSEASWVVDGFVKNNNFTGKNVIAFCTSISTGTGESRKRLERLAKTGNWIAGERFPSSFTETAVKTWLKGLGL; from the coding sequence ATGGTTGAAAACAAGGGGGTTATGATGATGAAATCGATGAAAAAATGTGCGGCGGTTTTTGCCGCTGCGGCAGTGTTTTTTACGGCGGCTGTTTCCGCCTTTGCCGCGGACGACAATACGCGAAACGCTAAAAAAGTACTGGTCGTTTATTATTCGGCGACCGGCACAACCGGGCGCTTGGCGAACATAATCGCAAAAGAAACCGGAGCGGATTTGTTTGCGTTAAAGCCGAAAAAGCCTTATACGTCGGCGGATTTGAATTGGACCGATAAAAACAGCCGTGTCGTTAAGGAACACGAAAAGGGTGCAGCCAATGTTTCGGTAGAACTTGAAACCGCAAAGATACCGAATTTCGAATCCTACGATACCGTTTTTATCGGCTATCCGATTTGGTGGAGCGAAGCTTCGTGGGTTGTGGACGGCTTTGTTAAAAATAACAATTTTACGGGCAAAAACGTGATTGCGTTCTGTACGTCGATATCGACCGGAACGGGCGAAAGCCGGAAACGGCTTGAAAGACTTGCGAAAACCGGCAATTGGATCGCGGGCGAACGCTTCCCGAGCAGTTTTACCGAAACTGCCGTAAAAACATGGCTCAAAGGGCTGGGACTGTAA
- a CDS encoding flavodoxin yields the protein MAKKLVAFFSASGITAKAARILAEAAGADLYEIKPAVPYTKADLDWMDKKSRSTLEMKDKNSRPAIADTDAHIADYDLIFIGFPIWWYIAPTIINTFLERYDFTGKKIVLFATSGGSGFGKAVANLQTSAPNAKIVEGKLLNGRLSKDTLAEWAKGLGL from the coding sequence ATGGCAAAGAAACTGGTGGCATTTTTCAGCGCGTCGGGAATAACGGCTAAGGCGGCTCGCATATTGGCGGAAGCTGCAGGAGCAGATTTGTATGAAATAAAGCCGGCAGTTCCGTATACAAAAGCGGATTTGGACTGGATGGATAAAAAATCGCGCAGCACATTGGAAATGAAAGACAAAAATTCGCGCCCCGCTATTGCGGACACCGATGCACACATCGCCGATTATGATTTAATTTTTATCGGCTTTCCGATTTGGTGGTATATCGCTCCGACAATCATCAACACCTTTCTTGAACGCTATGATTTTACCGGTAAGAAAATCGTTCTTTTTGCCACATCGGGCGGAAGCGGTTTCGGGAAGGCCGTCGCCAACTTGCAGACGAGTGCACCGAATGCAAAAATCGTGGAAGGCAAATTATTGAATGGACGGCTGAGCAAGGATACACTTGCCGAGTGGGCGAAAGGGCTTGGTTTATAA